TCTTCTAAAGAACCAATTACTTGCCAATTATAAGGATGGTCTTTTGGATACAAATTTTTACCAAGCACATAAAAATTATGTCCATAAGGTCTGTTGTCTACACTTTGTCTTTTTTCGTTTTTAACAACTTGTTTTTCTTTTGCCAAAACAGGATCTGTAACTGTGTTGATAAAGTAACCCAATTTATCAGCTTCTGCCCAAATCATTTTTTCCAAAGCATCTTTAGGTACTGTTTGTAGATAATTTGTTCTATCTCTTGATGTTGATCCATTGGCTCCTGAACCACCAATTCTTGCGCTCATTTTGTCCAATCCACCTTTTCCTAAATTTTCAGATTCCAAGAACAATAAATGTTCAAATAAGTGAGCAAAACCAGTTCTGCCTTCAATTTCTCTAGCAGAACCCACATGCACCATTAACTCTACAGCCACAACTGGGTCAGATTTATCAACATGAAAAACAACGTCTAAACCATTGTCAAGGGTAATTTTTTTATAGTTGATGCTTAATTCTGGTGTTTTTTCTGTTGATTTATCTTCGGATGAATTTTTACATCCAATAAAAGCAGTGATTGCTAAAAATACAATTAATAATTTTTTCATTTGAGTTGATTTTTAAGCCGTTAAAATTACTTAAAAAAAGTAGGTAAGCAACTGTTTTCTTGTTAAATATCTAATAAATAAAACCAAGTTTTAGCTTTCTTATTTTAATTTCAGAAATCCAATTCACTCTTTAAAAGAATAAATGTAAATTTGCACCCTCAAAAAGCAGAAGTAATGCAATATAATCATCAAGAAATAGAAAAGAATTGGCAAAATTTTTGGGCTGATAACCAAACTTTTAAAGCTAGTAATGAAAGTGAAAAACCTAAATTTTATGTGTTAGATATGTTTCCTTATCCTTCAGGAGCAGGTTTACATGTTGGGCATCCTTTAGGCTATATTGCAAGTGATATTTATGCACGTTACAAACGTCATAAAGGTTTTAATGTGTTGCATCCTCAAGGATATGATTCTTTTGGTTTGCCAGCAGAACAATATGCAATTCAAACTGGGCAACATCCTGCAAAAACTACCGAAGAAAACATAAAAACGTATAGAAGACAATTAGATCAAATTGGTTTTTCTTTTGATTGGAGCAGAGAAGTTCGTACTTCAAATCCTGAGTATTACAAATGGACTCAGTGGATTTTTATACAACTTTTTAATTCTTGGTATAATAAGGACACAGATAAAGCAGAAGATATTTCTGAACTAGAAAAAGTCTTTAAAAAAGAAGGAAACAAAAGGGTTAATGCAGTTTGTGATGATGAGATCAAATCTTTTTCTGGAGAGGAGTGGAAAGCTTTTTCAAAAACAGAACAAGAAGAAATTTTACTACAATACAGATTAACATTTTTGTCTGATACAGAAGTAAACTGGTGTCCTGCTTTAGGAACAGTGTTGGCAAATGACGAAATTGTAAACGGAGTTTCAGAAAGAGGAGGTCATCCTGTTGTCAGAAAAAAAATGACACAATGGTCTATGCGAATTTCTGCATACGCACAACGTTTGTTAGATGGTTTAGAAAAAATTGATTGGCCACAACCTTTAAAAGATTCTCAAACCAATTGGATTGGACGTTCTCAAGGAGCAATGGTTAGTTTCAAAGTTGCGAAAGCAGATAAAAAAGCAACCAAAGAAGTAAAATTATCTTATAAAGAATTAGAAGCTTTAAAAGAATTGCGTGTAAATTTATCGAAAGCAGAGACGTTGCTTTGGGATGAATTAAAAAATAAAAAAGGTGCATCAAAATTTAGAAAAAAATATACAATTGGTGCTTATTTGGTAGATTATATTTCTGCTGCTAAAAAATTAATTGTTGAATTTTCTGGGAAAGAAGATGAAGCTGAAAGAACAACCTATTTTAATGATGAAGGTTTTAACGTAATTCATTTTACAAAAGAAGAAGTTACAGAAAACGTATTAAAAGTTGTTGCTAAAATAAATAATGCTATTCAGTTTTTGAAACCAATTCAAAAATCAGAGAATACAAGTGATGATGTTTCAAATGAAAATGAAGAATCTTACAAAATAGACGTTTTCACAACTCGTCCAGACACTATTTTTGGAGTAAGTTTTATGACTTTAGCTCCAGAACACGAATTAGTTGCTAAAATTACAACTGATGCTCAAAAAGCAGAAGTTGAAGCGTATGTGAAAGCAACAGCAAAACGTTCTGAACGTGATAGAATGGCTGATGTAAAAACCATTTCTGGTGCATTTACTGGAGCGTATGCAATTCATCCTTTTTCTGGTGAAAAAGTTCAAATTTGGATTGGAGATTATGTCTTGGCTGGTTATGGAACTGGAGCTGTAATGGCTGTTCCTTGTGGAGATCAACGTGATTATGATTTTGCTAAAAAGTTCGGAATTCCGATTCCAAATATTTTTGAAGGTGTAGATATTTCTGAAGAAGCACATGCTGGAAAAGAAGGAACTGTAATTGCAAATTCAGATTTTTTATCAGGATTAACCTATAAAAAAGCCTTGAAATTATCAATTTTCGAGATGGAAAAAAGAGGTTTTGGGTATGGAAAAATAAATTACAGATTAAGAGACGCCGTTTTTAGCAGACAACGTTATTGGGGAGAACCATTTCCTGTGTACTACAAAGATGGAATGCCACAAATGATTGATGCAGAACACTTACCAATTGTATTGCCAGAAGTAGAAAAATACTTGCCAACTGAAGATGGAAAACCACCTTTAGGAAACGCAACTGAATGGGCTTGGGATTCTCGTGGAAAGAAAGTTGTTTCTAACGATAAATTAAAAAATAAAACTGTTTTTCCTTTAGAATTAAACACAATGCCTGGTTGGGCTGGGAGTTCTTGGTATTTTAACAGATACATGGATTCTAACAATTCAACTGAATTTGCCAGCAAAGAAGCTTTAGATTATTGGAAAGATGTAGATTTATATATTGGAGGATCTGAGCACGCAACTGGTCATTTATTATATGCACGTTTTTGGCAAAAATTCTTGTTCGATAAAGGAATTGTTCCTGTGGATGAATTTGCGAAAAAGTTGATTAATCAAGGAATGATTTTGGGAACTTCAGCATTTGTTTTTAAAGCAACTGCATTTGTTAAGAATGGCTGTGCAATCGATAAATCAAATGATGATGTTATTGAGAAAATTCCAACTGTGTTTGTTTCAAAAAATTTATTTACAAATGATGATGAGTTTGAAACTGTTGTAAAAGAATATTTATTAGAGAATAAATTATTGAATCCTAATTTTGCAGATTTAGTAATGATAACCAAAACACCTTTGCATGCAGATGTTTCTTTGGTAAATTCTTCTGATGAATTAGATGTAGAGGGTTTTAAAAATCATCCTTTAAATAAAGAGTATAAAAATGCTCTTTTTATAGGAAAGAGTGGAAAAGTCCTCTCTTTTGGAGAGGATTTAGGAGAGGCCTTTGAGGTTGGTAGAGAAGTAGAAAAAATGTCAAAATCAAAATACAATGTTGTAAACCCTGATGATATTGTTGCAGAATATGGTGCAGATGCTCTACGTATGTTCGAAATGTTTTTAGGACCTTTAGAACAAACTAAACCTTGGAAAACATCTGGTATTTCTGGAGTTTCATCTTTCTTAAAGAAATTATGGAAACTGTATTTTAATGGTGACACTTTTGAAGTTTCAGAGGAAAATGCAACTAAAGAGGAGTTAAAAGTTTTACATAAAACGATCAAAAAAGTACAAGAAGATATAGAGAGTTTTTCTTTCAATACATCTGTTTCTACTTTTATGATTGCCGTAAATGAGTTAACTGCATTAAAGTGTAACAAACGTGAAATTTTAGAACCTTTATTGGTTTTGTTATCACCTTATGCACCTCATATTACAGAAGAATTGTATAGCAAATTAGGGCATACTGAAAGTATTTCAACTGCTGCTTTTCCTATTTTTGATGAAAAGCATTTAGTGGAAAGTTCTAAAGAATATCCTATTTCTTTTAATGGAAAAACGCGTTTTACAATGGAGCTTTCTCTAGATTTATCAAAAGAAGAAATAGAAAAAACAGTAATGAATCACGAAAAAACAATTGCACAATTGGAAGGAAAAACGCCTAAAAAAGTAATTGTTGTGCCTGGTAAAATTGTAAATATTGTTGGTTAAAG
The DNA window shown above is from Polaribacter sp. Hel_I_88 and carries:
- a CDS encoding class I tRNA ligase family protein encodes the protein MQYNHQEIEKNWQNFWADNQTFKASNESEKPKFYVLDMFPYPSGAGLHVGHPLGYIASDIYARYKRHKGFNVLHPQGYDSFGLPAEQYAIQTGQHPAKTTEENIKTYRRQLDQIGFSFDWSREVRTSNPEYYKWTQWIFIQLFNSWYNKDTDKAEDISELEKVFKKEGNKRVNAVCDDEIKSFSGEEWKAFSKTEQEEILLQYRLTFLSDTEVNWCPALGTVLANDEIVNGVSERGGHPVVRKKMTQWSMRISAYAQRLLDGLEKIDWPQPLKDSQTNWIGRSQGAMVSFKVAKADKKATKEVKLSYKELEALKELRVNLSKAETLLWDELKNKKGASKFRKKYTIGAYLVDYISAAKKLIVEFSGKEDEAERTTYFNDEGFNVIHFTKEEVTENVLKVVAKINNAIQFLKPIQKSENTSDDVSNENEESYKIDVFTTRPDTIFGVSFMTLAPEHELVAKITTDAQKAEVEAYVKATAKRSERDRMADVKTISGAFTGAYAIHPFSGEKVQIWIGDYVLAGYGTGAVMAVPCGDQRDYDFAKKFGIPIPNIFEGVDISEEAHAGKEGTVIANSDFLSGLTYKKALKLSIFEMEKRGFGYGKINYRLRDAVFSRQRYWGEPFPVYYKDGMPQMIDAEHLPIVLPEVEKYLPTEDGKPPLGNATEWAWDSRGKKVVSNDKLKNKTVFPLELNTMPGWAGSSWYFNRYMDSNNSTEFASKEALDYWKDVDLYIGGSEHATGHLLYARFWQKFLFDKGIVPVDEFAKKLINQGMILGTSAFVFKATAFVKNGCAIDKSNDDVIEKIPTVFVSKNLFTNDDEFETVVKEYLLENKLLNPNFADLVMITKTPLHADVSLVNSSDELDVEGFKNHPLNKEYKNALFIGKSGKVLSFGEDLGEAFEVGREVEKMSKSKYNVVNPDDIVAEYGADALRMFEMFLGPLEQTKPWKTSGISGVSSFLKKLWKLYFNGDTFEVSEENATKEELKVLHKTIKKVQEDIESFSFNTSVSTFMIAVNELTALKCNKREILEPLLVLLSPYAPHITEELYSKLGHTESISTAAFPIFDEKHLVESSKEYPISFNGKTRFTMELSLDLSKEEIEKTVMNHEKTIAQLEGKTPKKVIVVPGKIVNIVG